The following are from one region of the Escherichia sp. E4742 genome:
- a CDS encoding alpha,alpha-trehalase yields the protein MKPLVPRRSQKVALIPAAVLLCAAALSAQAEETPVTPQSPDILLGPLFNDVQNAKLFPDQKTFADAIPNSDPLMILADYRMQQNQSGFDLRHFVNVNFTLPKEGEKYVPPKGQSLREHIDGLWPVLTRSTESTEQWDSLLPLPEPYVVPGGRFREVYYWDSYFTMLGLAESGHWDKVADMVANFGHEIDTYGHIPNGNRSYYLSRSQPPFFALMVELLAQHEGDDALKQYLPQLQKEYAYWMDGIENLQAGQQEKRVVKLKDGTILNRYWDDHDTPRPESWVEDIATAKSNPNRPATEIYRDLRSAAASGWDFSSRWMDNPQQLNTLRTTSIVPVDLNSLMYKMEKILSRASKAAGDNAMASQYETLANTRQKGIEKYLWNDQHGWYADYDLKSDKVRNQLTAAALFPLYVNAAAKDRATKMATATKTHLLQPGGLNTTSVKSGQQWDAPNGWAPLQWVATEGLQNYGQNEVAMDISWHFLTNVQHTYDREKKLVEKYDVSTTGTGGGGGEYPLQDGFGWTNGVTLKMLDLICPKEQPCDNVPATRPTSKSTSQPTSKVAEPSH from the coding sequence ATGAAACCACTTGTCCCTCGTCGCTCGCAGAAAGTGGCGTTAATACCTGCTGCCGTATTATTGTGTGCCGCCGCGCTATCTGCACAGGCAGAAGAAACACCGGTGACGCCACAATCGCCTGATATTTTGTTAGGCCCTCTGTTTAACGATGTGCAAAACGCCAAACTTTTTCCTGATCAAAAAACTTTTGCCGATGCCATTCCTAACAGCGATCCATTAATGATCCTCGCAGACTACCGGATGCAGCAGAATCAGAGCGGGTTCGATCTGCGCCATTTCGTTAACGTCAATTTCACCCTGCCGAAAGAGGGAGAGAAATATGTGCCTCCAAAGGGGCAGTCACTGCGCGAACATATAGACGGACTTTGGCCAGTGTTAACCCGTTCTACCGAAAGTACCGAACAATGGGATTCTCTGTTGCCGTTACCGGAACCCTATGTCGTGCCAGGAGGACGTTTTCGCGAAGTGTATTACTGGGACAGTTACTTCACCATGCTGGGGCTTGCCGAAAGCGGTCACTGGGATAAAGTGGCGGACATGGTGGCCAACTTTGGTCATGAAATAGATACTTATGGGCATATTCCAAACGGTAACCGCAGCTATTATTTGAGCCGATCGCAGCCGCCCTTTTTTGCCTTGATGGTGGAGTTACTCGCGCAGCACGAAGGTGACGACGCGTTGAAACAATATTTGCCGCAACTGCAAAAAGAGTACGCGTACTGGATGGACGGTATTGAAAACCTGCAGGCCGGACAACAGGAAAAGCGCGTTGTAAAACTCAAGGATGGCACTATTCTTAACCGCTACTGGGATGACCACGATACGCCACGTCCGGAGTCGTGGGTAGAAGATATTGCCACCGCCAAAAGCAATCCGAACCGCCCTGCCACTGAAATTTACCGCGATCTGCGTTCTGCCGCCGCGTCTGGCTGGGATTTCAGCTCACGCTGGATGGACAACCCGCAGCAGTTAAATACATTACGCACCACCAGCATCGTACCGGTCGATCTCAATAGTCTGATGTATAAAATGGAGAAAATCCTCTCCCGCGCCAGTAAAGCAGCCGGGGATAACGCGATGGCCAGCCAATATGAAACGCTCGCCAATACCCGTCAGAAAGGGATCGAAAAATATCTGTGGAACGATCAACATGGCTGGTATGCCGACTACGACCTGAAGAGCGATAAAGTGCGCAATCAGTTAACTGCCGCCGCCCTGTTCCCGCTTTATGTCAATGCAGCGGCAAAAGATCGCGCTACCAAAATGGCTACCGCCACTAAAACACATCTGTTGCAACCAGGCGGACTTAACACCACATCGGTGAAAAGTGGACAGCAATGGGATGCGCCAAATGGCTGGGCTCCCCTGCAATGGGTGGCGACAGAAGGGTTGCAAAACTACGGGCAGAACGAGGTGGCGATGGACATTAGCTGGCACTTCCTGACCAATGTTCAGCACACTTATGACCGGGAGAAGAAGCTGGTCGAGAAATATGATGTCAGTACCACCGGAACAGGTGGCGGCGGTGGCGAATACCCGTTGCAGGATGGCTTTGGCTGGACCAATGGCGTCACGCTGAAAATGCTCGATTTGATCTGCCCGAAAGAGCAACCGTGTGACAATGTTCCGGCAACGCGTCCGACCAGTAAATCAACATCACAGCCAACCAGCAAAGTCGCAGAACCTTCGCATTAA
- the dhaL gene encoding dihydroxyacetone kinase subunit DhaL, with protein MSLSRTQIVTWLTRCGEIFSKESDYLTGLDREIGDADHGLNMNRGFSKVVEKLPAIADKDIGFILKNTGMTLLSSVGGASGPLFGTFFIRAAQATHARQSLTLIELYQMFRDGADGVISRGKAEPGDKTMCDVWGPVVESLRQSSEQNLSVPAALEAASSVAESAAQSTITMQARKGRASYLGERSIGHQDPGATSVMFMMQMLALAAKE; from the coding sequence ATGTCACTGAGCAGAACTCAAATTGTTACCTGGCTCACTCGCTGTGGAGAAATTTTCAGCAAAGAGAGCGATTATCTTACCGGGCTGGATCGTGAAATTGGCGACGCTGACCACGGGCTGAATATGAATCGTGGCTTTAGCAAAGTGGTGGAAAAACTCCCTGCCATCGCGGATAAAGACATCGGTTTTATTCTCAAGAATACCGGCATGACGTTGCTTTCCAGCGTCGGCGGTGCCAGCGGCCCACTGTTCGGTACGTTCTTTATCCGCGCGGCACAGGCAACTCATGCTCGTCAAAGCCTGACGTTGATAGAGCTTTATCAGATGTTCCGTGATGGCGCAGACGGCGTAATCAGTCGGGGGAAAGCAGAACCGGGCGATAAAACCATGTGCGATGTCTGGGGGCCGGTGGTTGAGTCGTTACGCCAGTCCAGTGAGCAAAACCTTTCTGTTCCGGCGGCGCTCGAAGCCGCCAGTAGCGTCGCGGAATCCGCCGCACAAAGCACGATTACGATGCAAGCCCGCAAAGGCCGCGCCAGTTATCTCGGTGAACGCAGTATTGGTCACCAGGATCCTGGTGCAACCTCCGTGATGTTTATGATGCAAATGTTGGCATTAGCCGCAAAAGAGTAA
- a CDS encoding GlsB/YeaQ/YmgE family stress response membrane protein, with amino-acid sequence MGIIAWIIFGLIAGIIAKLIMPGRDGGGFFLTCILGIVGAVVGGWLATMFGIGGSISGFNLHSFLVAVVGAILVLGVFRLLRRE; translated from the coding sequence ATGGGAATTATTGCCTGGATTATTTTTGGCCTGATAGCCGGCATTATCGCCAAGCTAATCATGCCGGGGCGTGATGGTGGTGGATTTTTCCTGACCTGTATTCTCGGGATAGTCGGTGCGGTTGTCGGCGGCTGGCTGGCGACCATGTTTGGCATTGGCGGCTCCATCAGCGGTTTTAATTTGCACAGCTTCCTGGTGGCGGTGGTGGGAGCTATTCTCGTTCTGGGGGTATTTCGCCTCCTGCGAAGAGAATAA
- the dhaK gene encoding dihydroxyacetone kinase subunit DhaK has protein sequence MKKLINDVQDVLNEQLAGLAKAYPSLALHQDPVYITRADAPIAGKVALLSGGGSGHEPMHCGYIGQGMLSGACPGEIFTSPTPDKIFECAMQIDGGEGVLLIIKNYTGDILNFETATELLHDSGVKVTTVVIDDDVAVKDSLYTAGRRGVANTVLIEKIVGAAAERGDSLEACAQLGRKLNNQGHSIGIALGACTVPAAGKPSFTLADNEMEFGVGIHGEPGIDRRPFSSLDQTVDEMFDTLLENGTYHRTLRFWDYRQGSWQEETQTKQPLQSGDRVIALVNNLGATPLSELYGVYNRLTTRCQQAGLTIERNLIGAYCTSLDMTGFSITLLKVDDETLALWDAPVHTPALNWGK, from the coding sequence ATGAAAAAATTGATCAATGATGTGCAAGACGTACTGAACGAACAACTGGCGGGACTGGCGAAAGCGTATCCTTCGCTGGCACTGCATCAGGACCCGGTGTATATCACCCGAGCCGATGCGCCAATTGCAGGAAAAGTGGCGTTATTGTCGGGCGGCGGCAGCGGACACGAACCAATGCACTGTGGTTATATTGGCCAGGGTATGCTCTCTGGGGCGTGTCCGGGCGAAATTTTCACCTCACCGACGCCCGATAAAATTTTTGAATGTGCCATGCAAATCGATGGTGGCGAAGGTGTACTGCTGATTATCAAAAATTATACCGGCGATATTCTTAACTTCGAAACAGCGACCGAATTACTGCACGATAGCGGCGTAAAAGTGACCACCGTGGTCATTGATGACGACGTTGCAGTAAAAGACAGTCTTTATACCGCCGGGCGGCGCGGCGTTGCCAATACAGTATTAATTGAAAAAATTGTTGGCGCAGCGGCAGAACGCGGCGACTCGCTGGAGGCTTGTGCACAACTGGGGCGTAAGTTGAACAATCAGGGCCACTCTATTGGTATCGCCCTCGGTGCCTGTACCGTTCCTGCTGCAGGCAAACCTTCTTTTACGCTGGCAGATAATGAAATGGAATTTGGTGTCGGCATTCATGGTGAGCCGGGTATTGACCGCCGCCCCTTCTCCTCTCTTGATCAAACTGTCGATGAAATGTTCGACACGCTGCTGGAAAATGGCACATACCACCGCACGCTGCGCTTCTGGGATTATCGACAAGGTAGCTGGCAGGAAGAGACGCAAACTAAACAACCGCTTCAGTCTGGCGATCGAGTGATTGCGCTGGTCAACAATCTTGGCGCGACACCGCTTTCTGAACTGTATGGCGTCTATAACCGCCTGACCACGCGTTGCCAGCAAGCTGGCTTGACTATCGAGCGCAATTTAATCGGCGCATATTGCACCTCACTGGACATGACCGGTTTTTCCATCACCTTACTGAAAGTTGATGACGAAACGCTGGCGTTATGGGACGCCCCGGTCCACACCCCGGCGCTTAACTGGGGTAAATAA
- the emtA gene encoding membrane-bound lytic murein transglycosylase EmtA has product MKLRWFAFLIVLLAGCSSKHDYTNPPWNAKVPVQRAMKWMPISQKAGAAWGVDPQLITAIIAIESGGNPNAVSKSNAIGLMQLKASTSGRDVYRRMGWSGEPTTSELKNPERNISMGAAYLNILETGPLAGIEDPKVLQYALVVSYANGAGALLRTFSSDRKKAISKINDLDADEFLDHVARNHPAPQAPRYIYKLEQALDAM; this is encoded by the coding sequence GTGAAATTGAGATGGTTTGCCTTTTTGATTGTGTTATTAGCGGGTTGTTCATCAAAACATGACTATACGAACCCTCCGTGGAACGCGAAAGTTCCGGTACAACGTGCAATGAAGTGGATGCCAATAAGTCAGAAAGCCGGTGCTGCCTGGGGTGTCGATCCACAATTGATCACGGCGATTATCGCTATCGAGTCGGGCGGTAACCCGAATGCGGTGAGTAAGTCGAATGCGATTGGTCTGATGCAGTTAAAAGCCTCCACGTCCGGACGTGATGTTTACCGTCGCATGGGCTGGAGCGGCGAACCAACGACCAGTGAGCTGAAAAATCCAGAGCGTAATATCTCAATGGGGGCAGCTTACCTGAATATTCTGGAAACCGGCCCGCTGGCAGGTATTGAAGATCCGAAAGTACTGCAATATGCGCTGGTAGTGTCATACGCTAACGGGGCAGGCGCACTGCTACGGACTTTCTCCTCAGATCGGAAAAAGGCGATCAGCAAAATCAACGATCTGGACGCTGACGAGTTCCTCGATCACGTCGCGAGAAATCACCCCGCGCCGCAGGCTCCACGCTATATCTACAAACTCGAGCAGGCTCTGGACGCAATGTAA
- the dhaR gene encoding dihydroxyacetone kinase operon transcriptional regulator DhaR → MNDGFNNQQQSVSPLIAASWERCRKLMKRESWSVPHQARGVTFASIYRRKEAMLALGQAALEDAWEYMESRACGLFILDETACILSRYGDPQTLHQLSVLGFNDGTYCAEGIIGTCALSLAAISGQAVKTMADQHFKQALWDWAFCATPLFDSKGRLTGTIALACPVEQTTAADLPLTLAIAREVGNLLLTDSLLAETNRHLNQLNALLESMDDGVISWDEQGNLQFINAQAARVLCLDATASQGRAITELLTLPTVLQQAIKQAHPLKHVEATFESQHQFIDAVITLKPIIETQGTSFILLLHPVEQMRQLMTSQLGKVSHTFAHMPQDDPQTRRLIHFGRQAARSSFPVLLCGEEGVGKALLSQAIHNESERAAGPYIAVNCELYGDAALAEEFIGGDRTENENGRLSRLELAHGGTLFLEKIEYLAAELQSALLQVIKQGVITRLDARRLIPIDVKVIATTTANLAMLVEQNRFSRQLYYALHAFEITIPPLRMRRDSIPALVNNKLRSLEKRFSTRLKIDDDALTRLVSCAWPGNDFELYSVIENLALSSDNGRIRVSDLPEHLFTEQATDDASATRLSTSLSFAEVEKEAIINAAQVTGGRIQEMSVLLGIGRTTLWRKMKQYGIDVSQFKRRG, encoded by the coding sequence ATGAATGACGGTTTTAACAACCAGCAACAGAGCGTATCTCCCTTGATAGCAGCATCCTGGGAGCGATGCCGCAAGCTGATGAAACGGGAGTCATGGAGCGTCCCGCATCAGGCTCGGGGCGTGACATTTGCTTCTATCTATCGGCGTAAGGAAGCGATGCTGGCACTCGGGCAAGCGGCACTGGAAGATGCCTGGGAATATATGGAATCGCGGGCGTGTGGACTGTTCATCCTTGATGAAACCGCCTGCATCCTTAGTCGTTATGGTGATCCGCAAACGCTGCACCAGCTTAGTGTCCTGGGATTCAATGACGGCACGTATTGCGCAGAGGGAATTATTGGTACTTGTGCGCTATCGTTAGCGGCTATCTCCGGTCAGGCAGTGAAAACGATGGCCGATCAACATTTCAAGCAGGCGCTATGGGATTGGGCATTTTGTGCAACGCCACTGTTTGACAGCAAGGGCCGATTAACAGGAACGATAGCGCTGGCGTGTCCGGTTGAGCAAACCACCGCAGCCGATTTGCCGTTGACGCTGGCAATTGCGCGCGAGGTAGGAAATTTACTGCTGACAGACAGTTTACTGGCTGAAACAAATCGGCATTTAAATCAGCTTAACGCCTTGCTAGAAAGCATGGACGATGGCGTGATTAGCTGGGACGAGCAGGGTAATTTGCAATTTATCAATGCCCAGGCGGCGCGTGTTTTGTGTCTGGACGCGACGGCAAGTCAGGGAAGGGCGATCACTGAGCTATTAACGCTACCAACCGTATTGCAACAGGCAATAAAGCAAGCTCATCCCCTCAAACATGTGGAAGCGACTTTTGAAAGTCAGCACCAGTTTATTGATGCGGTCATTACCCTTAAACCGATAATTGAAACGCAAGGGACCAGCTTTATTCTGTTGCTCCATCCGGTAGAACAGATGCGGCAGTTGATGACCAGTCAATTAGGAAAAGTCAGCCATACCTTCGCTCATATGCCACAGGACGATCCGCAAACCCGACGGTTGATCCATTTTGGCCGCCAGGCGGCGCGCAGCAGTTTCCCGGTGCTACTCTGTGGAGAAGAAGGCGTTGGCAAAGCACTGTTAAGCCAGGCCATTCACAATGAAAGCGAGCGTGCGGCGGGTCCCTATATCGCGGTTAATTGCGAGTTATATGGCGATGCGGCGCTGGCGGAAGAATTTATTGGTGGCGATCGCACGGAGAATGAAAATGGTCGTCTGAGTCGGCTGGAACTGGCACATGGCGGCACGTTGTTCCTTGAAAAGATTGAATATCTGGCGGCAGAGTTACAGTCTGCGTTGCTCCAGGTCATCAAACAAGGCGTCATCACAAGACTGGATGCGCGGCGTTTAATACCCATTGATGTCAAAGTGATTGCCACTACAACAGCGAATCTGGCGATGCTGGTGGAGCAAAATCGCTTTAGTCGTCAGCTTTATTACGCGCTTCATGCATTTGAAATTACCATTCCGCCTTTGCGGATGCGGCGCGACAGTATTCCGGCGCTGGTGAATAACAAATTGCGCAGTCTTGAAAAACGCTTCTCTACGCGTCTGAAAATTGATGACGATGCGCTTACTCGCCTGGTTTCTTGCGCATGGCCCGGCAATGATTTTGAACTTTACAGCGTCATCGAGAATCTTGCGCTGAGTAGCGACAACGGACGCATTCGTGTCAGTGATTTGCCGGAACACCTGTTTACTGAACAGGCGACAGATGATGCCAGCGCTACACGCCTTTCTACCAGTCTGTCATTCGCGGAGGTTGAAAAAGAGGCGATTATTAACGCGGCCCAGGTTACTGGCGGACGTATTCAGGAAATGTCGGTTTTACTCGGGATTGGCCGCACTACGCTGTGGCGAAAAATGAAGCAATATGGCATTGATGTGAGTCAGTTTAAGCGCCGTGGATAG
- the ldcA gene encoding muramoyltetrapeptide carboxypeptidase — translation MSQFHLIAPSGYCINQHAAQRGIQRLMDAGHQVNNVEVIARRCERFAGTETERLADINSLARLTSPNTIVLAVRGGYGASRLLADIDWQALVARQQHDPLLICGHSDFTAIQCGLLTQGNVITFSGPMLVANFGAEELNAFTEHHFWLALRNETFTIEWQGEGPTCRTEGTLWGGNLAMLISLIGTPWMPQIENGILVLEDINEHPFRVERMLLQLYHAGILPRQKAIILGSFSGSTPNNYDAGYNLESVYAFLRSRLSIPLITGLDFGHEQRTVTLPLGAHATLNHTQESTQLTISGHPVLKV, via the coding sequence ATGTCTCAGTTTCACTTAATCGCCCCGTCGGGTTACTGCATTAATCAGCACGCCGCGCAGCGCGGTATTCAACGCCTGATGGATGCGGGTCATCAGGTCAATAACGTAGAGGTCATTGCCCGTCGCTGTGAGCGGTTTGCAGGTACGGAAACGGAGCGTCTGGCGGATATTAATTCTCTTGCAAGGCTGACATCACCCAACACTATCGTACTGGCGGTTCGCGGCGGTTACGGCGCCAGCCGCTTACTGGCGGATATTGACTGGCAGGCGCTGGTTGCTCGCCAACAACATGATCCGTTGCTGATCTGCGGGCATAGTGATTTCACAGCCATCCAGTGTGGACTGCTGACCCAGGGTAATGTGATCACCTTTAGCGGCCCGATGTTGGTGGCGAATTTTGGCGCGGAGGAGCTGAACGCCTTTACCGAGCACCATTTCTGGCTGGCATTACGCAATGAAACATTCACCATTGAATGGCAAGGGGAAGGCCCGACGTGTCGGACCGAAGGCACGTTGTGGGGAGGCAATCTCGCGATGCTGATTTCGCTGATTGGTACGCCGTGGATGCCGCAAATTGAGAACGGTATTCTGGTGCTGGAAGATATTAACGAGCACCCTTTCCGCGTCGAACGTATGCTGTTACAGCTCTATCATGCCGGAATTTTACCGCGTCAGAAGGCGATTATCCTCGGTAGCTTCAGTGGTAGCACGCCCAATAATTATGACGCGGGTTACAATCTGGAGTCGGTGTACGCGTTCTTGCGTTCCCGCCTGTCTATTCCACTCATAACTGGCCTCGATTTTGGTCATGAACAACGCACAGTTACGCTGCCGTTGGGCGCACATGCCACGCTTAATCACACCCAGGAAAGCACACAGTTGACGATTAGTGGTCATCCTGTTCTTAAAGTGTAA
- the dhaM gene encoding dihydroxyacetone kinase phosphoryl donor subunit DhaM → MVNLVIVSHSARLGEGVGELARQMLMGDSCKIAIAAGIDDPQNPIGTDAVKVMEAIESVADADHVLVMMDMGSALLSAETALELLAPEIAARVRLCAAPLVEGTLAAAVSAASGADIDKVIHDAMHALEAKREQLGLPSSATEISDICPSHDEEARSLAVVIKNRNGLHVRPASRLVYTLSTFNADMLLEKNGKCVTPESINQIALLQVRCNDTLRLIAKGPEAEEALVAFRQLAEDNFGEMEEIAPPTLRPVPPVTGKAFYYQPVLCTVQAKSSLSVEEEQERLRQAIDFTLLDLMTLTAKAEASGLDDIAAIFSGHHTLLDDPELLVAASELLQHEHCTAEYAWQQVLKELSQQYQQIDDEYLQARYIDVDDLLHRTLLHLTQTKEELPQFSAPTILLAENIYPSTVLQLDPTVVKGICLSAGSPVSHSAQIARELGIGWICQQGEKLYAIQPEETLTLDVKAQRFRHQS, encoded by the coding sequence ATGGTAAACCTGGTCATAGTTTCACATAGCGCCCGACTGGGAGAAGGTGTCGGTGAATTAGCTCGCCAGATGTTAATGGGCGATAGTTGTAAAATCGCCATTGCCGCAGGAATTGACGATCCACAGAATCCCATCGGTACAGATGCCGTCAAAGTGATGGAAGCCATCGAATCCGTTGCCGATGCCGACCATGTGTTGGTCATGATGGATATGGGGAGTGCGTTATTGAGTGCAGAAACCGCACTGGAATTGCTTGCGCCAGAGATCGCCGCGAGAGTACGTTTGTGCGCAGCACCGTTGGTAGAAGGAACGTTAGCAGCCGCCGTCAGCGCAGCCTCGGGGGCGGATATCGACAAAGTCATCCATGACGCCATGCATGCGCTGGAAGCCAAACGAGAACAACTGGGTTTACCATCATCCGCTACTGAAATCTCCGACATATGCCCCTCGCACGATGAAGAAGCCCGTTCTCTGGCAGTGGTGATTAAAAACCGTAACGGACTTCACGTCCGTCCAGCCTCCCGGCTGGTCTATACCTTATCGACATTTAATGCAGACATGTTGTTGGAGAAAAACGGTAAGTGCGTAACACCGGAGAGTATTAACCAGATTGCGCTGTTACAAGTCCGCTGTAACGATACGCTGCGCCTGATTGCAAAAGGGCCAGAGGCTGAAGAGGCGTTGGTCGCTTTTCGCCAGTTGGCTGAAGATAACTTTGGTGAAATGGAAGAGATAGCACCGCCAACTCTGCGTCCAGTTCCGCCTGTCACAGGCAAAGCCTTTTATTATCAACCGGTTTTATGCACAGTACAGGCGAAATCATCACTGAGCGTGGAAGAAGAACAGGAACGGTTACGCCAGGCAATTGACTTCACGTTGTTAGATCTGATGACGTTAACGGCAAAGGCAGAAGCAAGCGGGCTCGACGATATCGCAGCAATTTTTTCCGGTCACCATACACTATTAGACGATCCTGAACTGCTGGTAGCGGCAAGCGAACTCCTTCAGCATGAACATTGCACGGCGGAGTATGCCTGGCAGCAGGTTCTTAAAGAACTTAGCCAGCAATACCAGCAGATTGATGATGAATATTTGCAGGCTCGCTATATTGATGTGGACGATCTTCTGCATCGCACCCTGCTCCACCTGACACAGACAAAAGAAGAACTCCCTCAATTTAGCGCGCCGACCATTTTACTGGCGGAGAACATTTATCCCTCCACGGTACTTCAACTGGATCCGACAGTCGTGAAGGGCATCTGCCTTAGTGCCGGAAGTCCGGTATCCCACAGCGCTCAAATTGCCCGTGAACTGGGCATTGGCTGGATTTGCCAGCAGGGAGAGAAGCTGTATGCGATTCAACCTGAAGAGACGCTAACGCTGGACGTAAAAGCACAACGCTTCAGGCATCAGAGTTAA
- the ychF gene encoding redox-regulated ATPase YchF: MGFKCGIVGLPNVGKSTLFNALTKAGIEAANFPFCTIEPNTGVVPMPDPRLDQLAEIVKPQRTLPTTMEFVDIAGLVKGASKGEGLGNQFLTNIRETEAIGHVVRCFENDNIIHVSGKVNPADDIEVINTELALADLDTCERAIHRVQKKAKGGDKDAKAELAVLEKCLPQLENAGMLRALDLSAEEKAAIRYLSFLTLKPTMYIANVNEDGFENNPYLDQVREIAAKEGSIVVPVCAAVEADIAELDDEERDEFMQELGLEEPGLNRVIRAGYKLLNLQTYFTAGVKEVRAWTIPVGATAPQAAGKIHTDFEKGFIRAQTISFEDFITYKGEQGAKEAGKMRAEGKDYIVKDGDVMNFLFNV; this comes from the coding sequence ATGGGATTCAAATGCGGTATCGTCGGTTTGCCCAACGTCGGGAAATCTACCCTGTTCAACGCGCTGACCAAAGCCGGTATTGAAGCGGCCAACTTTCCATTCTGTACCATCGAGCCGAACACAGGCGTCGTACCAATGCCTGACCCTCGCCTGGATCAACTGGCTGAAATCGTAAAACCGCAGCGTACGCTTCCCACGACCATGGAGTTTGTCGATATCGCAGGTCTGGTAAAAGGCGCGTCGAAAGGTGAAGGTCTGGGTAACCAGTTCCTGACCAACATTCGTGAAACCGAAGCGATCGGCCACGTTGTTCGCTGCTTTGAGAATGACAATATCATTCACGTTTCCGGCAAAGTTAACCCGGCGGACGATATTGAAGTTATCAACACCGAACTGGCGCTGGCGGATCTCGACACCTGCGAACGTGCGATTCACCGCGTACAGAAGAAAGCCAAAGGTGGCGATAAAGACGCGAAAGCCGAGCTGGCGGTACTGGAAAAATGCCTGCCACAGCTGGAAAACGCAGGCATGCTGCGCGCGCTGGATTTAAGTGCAGAAGAGAAAGCGGCGATTCGTTACCTGAGCTTCCTGACGCTGAAACCAACGATGTACATCGCCAACGTCAACGAAGACGGTTTTGAAAACAACCCGTATCTTGACCAGGTGCGTGAAATTGCGGCGAAAGAAGGTTCTATCGTGGTTCCGGTTTGTGCTGCTGTTGAAGCAGACATTGCCGAACTGGACGACGAAGAACGTGACGAGTTTATGCAGGAACTGGGGCTGGAAGAACCGGGCCTGAACCGTGTGATCCGTGCTGGTTATAAACTGCTGAATCTGCAAACTTACTTCACCGCTGGGGTGAAAGAAGTGCGCGCATGGACCATTCCAGTTGGTGCAACTGCGCCACAGGCTGCTGGCAAAATCCACACCGATTTTGAAAAAGGCTTTATCCGCGCACAAACCATCTCGTTTGAAGATTTCATCACTTACAAAGGTGAACAAGGTGCGAAAGAAGCGGGCAAAATGCGTGCAGAAGGTAAAGACTACATCGTTAAAGATGGCGATGTGATGAACTTCCTGTTCAACGTCTAA
- the ycgR gene encoding flagellar brake protein YcgR, which translates to MSHYHEQFLKQNPLAVLGVLRDLHKAAIPLRISWTDGQLISKILAITPDKLVLDYGSQAEDNNAVLKAQHITITAETQGAKVEFTVELLQQSEYLQLPAFITAPPPTLWFVQRRRYFRISAPLHPPYFCQTKLADNSTLRFRLYDLSLGGMGALLETAKPAGLQEGMRFAQIEVNMGRWGIFHFDAQLLTISERKLIDGKNETVSTPRLSFRFLNVSPTVERQLQRIIFSLEREAREKSDKVRD; encoded by the coding sequence GTGAGTCACTACCATGAGCAGTTCCTGAAACAAAATCCTTTAGCAGTACTGGGCGTTTTACGCGATTTGCATAAAGCTGCAATTCCCTTGCGTATCAGTTGGACTGACGGTCAATTGATCAGCAAAATACTGGCAATAACCCCGGATAAACTGGTGCTGGATTACGGCAGTCAAGCAGAAGACAACAATGCAGTGCTTAAGGCGCAGCACATTACCATAACCGCCGAAACTCAGGGTGCGAAAGTCGAGTTTACTGTTGAACTATTACAGCAAAGTGAATACCTGCAGCTTCCGGCCTTTATTACCGCACCGCCTCCCACCTTATGGTTTGTACAACGACGCCGATATTTCCGCATCTCCGCCCCGCTCCATCCGCCTTATTTTTGCCAGACCAAACTGGCGGATAACAGCACGTTACGTTTTCGCCTGTATGATTTGTCGTTAGGCGGCATGGGCGCATTACTGGAAACGGCAAAGCCTGCCGGATTGCAAGAAGGCATGCGCTTCGCACAGATTGAAGTCAACATGGGACGATGGGGCATTTTTCACTTTGATGCCCAGTTACTGACGATCAGCGAGCGTAAATTGATTGATGGTAAAAATGAAACCGTCTCCACTCCCCGTCTGAGCTTTCGTTTTCTTAACGTCAGCCCGACGGTGGAGCGGCAATTACAGCGAATTATTTTCTCACTAGAGCGGGAAGCCCGTGAGAAATCGGACAAAGTACGCGACTGA